The segment ACATACTGCCAAAGGGGCTGCTTTCTCCATCTGGATTCCTAGCTCAGAGGGGCTGTAGGATGCAATGCTGGTAGGCTGTGCACCTCTCTTCCCTGTGGAGCCTGCtgactgctctgtgcctctctcctcccacagctgccctgagcacagaCCCCACAGTCCTGGGCAAGTACCGAGCCGGCTTCAGCGAGTGCATGAACGAGGTGACGCGATTCCTCTCCACCTGCGAGGGCGTCAACACTGAGGTGCGCACCCGGCTCCTGGGCCACCTGGCCAGCTGCATGACCCAGATCAACACCATGAACTACCCTGCgccccccccgccgcccccgtTGCCACCAGCCGCAGCCTTTGGGCCACCCCTGGTTCCTCCAGGTGGGGGCGTGGGGCCACTCCCGGGCATGCCTTGCAAGCCGGGTGCCGATGCAGCCAAGGTGTACGGtggcttccagctgctgccagcctctgATGGGCAGTTCGCCTTCctcatccccagcactgcctttgctcctggtggagctgtgctgcctctgtaTGGCGGCCCACccacagctgccactgctgcctcGCCGCCAGGCCCACCACCTGGCACGGCCGACTCAGTCTGGAGACCCTGGTGAGGGTGGTGGGCACCGGACTGGACTTGGCAATGCACCCCGTGCTGCTGGCACGGCTGTACATAGATTATATGTTCATATTGGATTGTGCCTTTGTACCATAGCACTCCCTTGACAGTGTTTCGTGTTTTACACgagatcttttttttcttcctttcctccctttccttatGTGACACCAAAGAttgggggttggttttttggttggggtttttttttttttttttttgttttgttttgttttttggtttttgtttttgaatgctcttaaaataaaagtttcccTTCCATTTTGGAAGGCCTTTGGAGAAAATTTGAGCTCTGGCATGTGTGCATAGGAGGGACCCCAGTTCCTGGCTGCCTGTGGATcttgctgctccaggctgccttGTCCTGTTTGCCAGACTGAAGCTGTCACTCAgaccctctgtcccctctgtcttGTGAAATCACCtggcccctctccctgccctggggcagatGTAATTACTGCTTCTTTGGGAGCAGCTCAATTAATCAGACTTGTTAAAAGGAGCTTGTATTTGCAGAGCTGGTGAATGTGCTGTGGGACTcacctctgctctgttctggcACCTCGGGCTGATGGAGTTGGTGTGGTAAAGCAAGACATGGAGCTGCCCGGGTGAGCCTGCTGCCCTGAACCCGGAGGAGCCTGCTTCCCAGGTTGTAGTGTAAATTGCAAGTGACTCCAGTCAGTTGATTGAGAGAGTGGTGCCTGCCAGCTTCTCGAGTTACAAAAGCAGTGGCTCTCCGCAGGGCAAGCCTGACACGAGTGCTCCTGTCTCCTGGCTGACGGGCTGCAGCAGGCGCTGGGCACCACCTCCACCTGGACTTAAAAGCGTAGAGCTGTTCCCaaccctgagcagcagccaagctCTGCTTGGTGATTAATGCTTTGCATGTGGTTTTGATAGAGTTGggcatttcctctgctgttaTATGGAAAACACGTGGTCGAGGGAGTGATGTGCGGCTGCAAGGACTCTGTAATCAAGAGCTGCAGCTGACCCCTGTGACTTGAGGATGCCCCGTTTCCAGGCAAGATGCAAGCCATAGATAGTGGCGAGCAGCAGTCTCAGGTTACAGCTTGCACGGCCCTTCTTAACAAGTCCTAACTCAGAGCGGACAGCTTTAAGATATGCCAGGATCCACTGGGGTTTCTGTCCAAATCCTGCTGCAAAAGCTTGTTGGATTTTGTCGGGATCAACCAGGTGCTTGACTGTATCCAGgtgctggggaaaagaaagctgGGGAGAGTGAGACCAGATGGATTAAACCTGCTGGGGTTTGACTCCCCATCTTTGCTCCTGGTAAAGAAACATACTCACCTGATCTGAAAATGCATCCTGGGAAGAGGGTTGGTATGTGCCTGGGATAGGCAGTGGCTGagctttctttccctttcaacAGCCAGAGTGTCACCTTTCTGCACTGGAGGTTCTGGGGATTAGGAGTTGAGCCCACCTTGTGTTCAGAAAAGTGTTCCCAGGACCTGTCTCAGAATTGCATCAGACCAACTCCTGTTGCTGGATGGCTTGTGTGGAGCTGATGTAGACCAGTCATGCATCACCTATAAGAGTGAATGCTGTTCCATATGAGCAgaatcttccttttttgctGAAGCAGTTGGTTTGGAAAGCACATTAGAAAAAAGAGACTCTGCTGTAGGCTAATGGAGAACATACAGCAGATCCCGGAGTGAAAGACAAGATGAACCTATTTGCTAATGGAGTTTAAATAGCCTAGTATAAAGCAGATACGGCATGCTTGGGCCGGTTTCTCCAAAGCTTTCTCTGTTTACTCTATCCCACAGCCTGTTGACATGAGAGATCTGCTTGAGTTTTTGAGTTTTAAGGGGATCAGAGCAATTCCCAAGAGCCGTGCTCTTGGTGCCAGTTCACTGAGCCTGTGACAAATTGGGATGACAAATGCAGGCTGTGGGTCTGTGGATCATTGTGTGTGGGAATTCTCCTTCAGGTGCAGCAAATGCCTTTAAACTGATGCTGTGGGATGAGCAGGAAAGAGTAAGGGAGGAGTGCCAGGGAAGGTACAGGCTGAGCTATGACCCTCCACAGGGACTGTTCAGGACAGGTAGGAAAAGGGACTGGACTTAGCGCTGCCAGATGGGATGCAGCTCCTGTTGGCTTCCCGGGCACCTTGCGGAGCACTCTCTGCCAGTGGAGAGGatcctgggaagggctggaggcaggTCTTTCTCTCACGACCATTCTTGGGTTGGTCAGCACTTTCCACAATCCCTTGGGTGCATTTGCAGACCCAAgggtgctgagctggaaggagcagTGCACTTGCACGGGGGTCCTTGTAAAGggggcttttcctgccttcccagcacCCTGCCTTGCCCCCCACCCACCACGGAGCTTACAGCCCCGGCTGCCCCTCGCAGCTCCGCAGCTCCcttccatctgctgctgctgccgtcCCGGGAAACCTGTCATTAAAGTCAATTAACTTTTCCCACACTCCTCGTGAGCGGTGCAAAAGCCCCTCCTTGCTTCCTCCTTGGCTCTTAAGTGCTACCATATGGCACAGGCCCCCGCGCCCCCCCACGCCCGCCCTGCCTTTGATTCCAGCCAGACAGCCGGAGCTTTATGATTTAAGCCGGGAGAGCCCTCGTACCAAGCCCTGGGCCGCTCTGCGGCCAAGGTGGTTTTTTTAGCAGGCAAGGCTGTTTTCTGGCAGGAAATGAATAGCTCCCAGATGAGCTCAGGAACCTGAGAGGTCGTGAGAAAGGAGCGAACCCCCGGCGCGGTGGCGGGCTGCCAGCGGTGTGGAGAGCGCGGGAGGGAGCGCGCCGCTGCCGCCGCACACGAGCGCGCCCGGCCCCCGCTGGcaggcggcggggccggcagCCGCGGCCGCACGCCGCCCGCACGCCGCGGCCGGGACCCGGCCCTTCGGCGGCACAGCCCCCGGCCGGCTGTCCACAGCCATCGGCCGCGCTCCTGCCAAGGGCCCGCAGCCGACGGCTGACCTTGGGCCGGCATCCAGGCGTCCGGCCTGCAGGGAGCGTGGGGTGGTGAaaaagcagcctggcagctgggctgggatttgggggagcCAGGACAAGAGTCCCCCGGGAGCCGCACTGCAATCCTGCCTGGGGGCTGCGTGCAACAGGGCCTGTGAGCAGCTTGGGGTGGCCGTGTGCTGCGGGGGttgagatgctccagccccagggcttcCAGTTGGGACACACTGCCCGGTGGTGGGACCAGACTTGCCAGCGCATGGCTCTGGCTTGCACCAGCGCCTCTAGGCCAGCAGCCCCCTTCGCTctgcccctggggcagggaaggagacCTGTGATTTACAGGGGTGACGTGTTTAACTTAAAACAAGTCAAACAAAAGCCCGGTTTGTTTTGCGGAGCACAGACTTCCTGGGGGGATCAGCCCACACAAATGACTCCACTCCCATTTATTAAACATCTGTGGCCGTGCGATCAGCTGGTGCTGGGAACGGCTGGGACAATCTTatccccttcccagcctctgcagcaggagtgaTTTCTGACATCTCTGCCCAAGAAGAGCTGTGCCCCAGGGGTACCAGCTCCCCATTCCAGTGTCCTTCAGGTATCCAAGGACAGCGATATGATCCACACAGGCCGTAGCCTCTGGACTgtttccctgctcagccctgcacgAACATCCACactgagcactggcagcaggctgggggcacATGTCCCTTGTACCAGCACCATAGTGAGGGTTGTGAGGGGGCTGTGTGGCACTGAAGGGGTGTGGGTTGGAGGGGGCCTGCTCGTGGTGTGTTTGCCaaggggagggcaggggcagcagggcagaggtgcTGTTGCTGAAGGACAGCCTTGGAGGTAGGGCTACCTGCAATCTGTAATGATTAGGAAGCTGCTCCCAGAAGGGGTTTATTGCCAATAAAGCCAGCTCAGCACAACTGCTGGGGCATTAACCCTTATCTGCCTGGTGTGATAAGAGCCCTGGGCTTTGCCTTCTGGCCCCAAGTGAGCAAACACCCGCCACAGGGCATGGTACAGACTGCACCATGCCCTGTcactctggggacacagccAACATCCTGTGTGGCTGGAACGCACCGCCCCAGCACACGCTCCCAAAGCCCCTGGCCCGGCTCCCCCcgcctgctgccctgcacacaggggtgagcagcaggagccgcAGGGGTGAAGGCTCTGTACCCAAACTCCCGAGGGGTTCAGCTGAACAAAAGCCGCATCCTGCTTAATTAAAAGCAGACCTGCTGTAATGAGCCTGCCAGCACAACAGTGTGGCTTGGGCAGTGCTgctagaacagaggctgggaTTCAGCCTCACTGCAGGACTGAGACATGAGGTGGCTCATGGGCTGTGAGccggggctgggagccagggctgggtcaCCCTGTGactgcctgcagagccatgTCTCTCTCCgtgtcctcccagccctgctgggagacACAGCCTGTCTGACCTAGCCTGCTGTTGCATACCACCTCGACAAAACTCATTCCTAAAATTGCACCAGGAGCGGGGCCTCTGCTGGGTTCTTCTCCCCAGGTGAGGTCACACACCATTCCTGGGCTGTTGGCTCCCCTCACACCACCCAGCTGCGCCGGTACCAGGACCAACAGCAATCGTGCCTGCCCTGCAAGGGGCACatgtcccaggctgtgccaggaggaggctgctccctgcttggggctgggatggcacacactgctctggatATGGGTGCTCTGGGGTGCCTCGCAAGAGCCTTTCCAATggtgacctttttttttctgttgctctgTCAGCTTTTTCTTGCTGAAAGTGTTGAGGAATATTCTTAATGCAGGTACCTTGGTGTGCAAGCTGCAGGTtgttccctgggcagggggaaatggctggagctgcagaacagGCTGTGAACTGGCACCAGTCGTTTGCCTAACAAAGGACATAGGGcctgtggcacagcccagcagggatgtggctgGTCACCCAGAGACTCTGCAGGACCCAGTGAAGAGCAAGAAGACCCCTGACTAAATCACACCATTGGACCAAGAGGCACATAGAGCACAGACTGTGAGTCTATAAAACTGCAGGGATTGCTGTATTCAGGTCTCTCCCTGGGAACACACAGCTTGACCTGTCGTCATGTCACTGCACCACGATTAAATTAGGAACCAGAGGTCTGGGCTCTGTTATGGTAAACATGGAGTTGAGTCAGGGAATGAAACTTGCTTGTGTGAgtgtgggatgtgcagggagTCAAAAGGGGTACCCACTGGCTCACTGGAACTACCCACTGCAAAGGGGCTTTGGTCCCAGCAGTGAAAGTGCAGGGTGGTGTGAATGTGACCCCCAGAGTGGCTCCTCAATGCTCAGACAGGAATATCCCTTTAAAAGAGGGCTGTCAGCAATGACTGGAGGCTCCCACAgcttgtcccactgcagaagaTGGGCTGTACCtctgttttctggaaaacattATGAGTTCTTGAAACCGTAAAACAATCTGGCTGGTGTTTCTTCCTCTGACGCTGGAAATCTGGACAGTGTTTGTAGCAAGAGAGGGATACAGATGCATGCTGAACCTCAGTTATGTATCTTGCCTGGCTCTGGCCCttacagccctgctgccccccaggCACAGATAAACCCCCATCTCATTTGGCAGTGCTGACACACATGGGGCATCTGCCAAACAGGGGAAGTGGTACTGGgccccagcagcatcctcacTGGTGGTATAAAGCTGACAGGTATAAAGCTAGACCAACACAGGCTGATCCTTCGAGGCTTGGGAAACATTTGGCTTTTTTGCATCTCTAGTATCAGCCTGAGCCTCATTCCTGCCTCCATCAGTAACAGGCTCATGTCCAGACC is part of the Serinus canaria isolate serCan28SL12 chromosome 9, serCan2020, whole genome shotgun sequence genome and harbors:
- the HES1 gene encoding transcription factor HES-1, which codes for MPADLMEKSTASPVAATPASVNATPDKPKTAAEHRKSSKPIMEKRRRARINESLGQLKTLILDALKKDSSRHSKLEKADILEMTVKHLRSLQRAQMTAALSTDPTVLGKYRAGFSECMNEVTRFLSTCEGVNTEVRTRLLGHLASCMTQINTMNYPAPPPPPPLPPAAAFGPPLVPPGGGVGPLPGMPCKPGADAAKVYGGFQLLPASDGQFAFLIPSTAFAPGGAVLPLYGGPPTAATAASPPGPPPGTADSVWRPW